The sequence GGAGCAGGATTATGGATTTTGGTACGAGGAAAACCTTCGGCAGGAGAAGCAGTATTATGACAGCTTGCACAGCTTACATCTTGGTTGAAAGAAAGTCTAGAATCGAAATATAGAGTCTTACCCAACTCCACCTTTTCTTGGTTGAATGGGTTATTACTGGGGTGAATTACACTTTTAACAACGAATCCTTCCAGCTCTGGGATCGGCTTTTTTTCCTTACATACAATCAATCCTAAGATCGAAACCAAGAAAAGGATCAGGAAAAAAATACGCTTCATAGTTCCTTATCCAGGATGCTTAAAAGAATGCCTCTGTCAATCTCCTAATCAGAAGCATTCTAAAAGTCGTCTGAGACCTCTTCTCAAAGAAAATTCAAAACACTGTCACAAGTAATGATTCGGATGCGTCTTGCCTATAGAACCGGAGGCAACCATGTCAAAGAAGAAGGTATTGATCGTCGGCGGAGGTTACGCAGGGATCGCAGCGGCAAACAGATTAACGCGCAAAAGTCCAGAAGTAGAAATTACTCTGATCACTGCGGAACCGATCTTTAGGGAAAAGATCAGAAACCACCAAGTAATCGCAGGAACCAAAGGAAAAGATTTCCAGATCCGAAATTTATTGAATCCAAAGGTAAGTCTTATCATCCAAAGAGTAGAAAAAATATTTCCGAAAGAGAACAAAGTTCTCTTAAATGATGGGACCACCTTTGAATACGATTATCTGGGCTATACCGCAGGGATGAGGGCAGGAGATCCAGGCACAAAAGGGATCAATTATTTCTCGGTGGCGAGTTTCCAAGATTCGGAACGACTGAGAAAAGAATTAAACAATCGTCCTAATGCAAAAATTACCGTATTAGGCGGAGGACTTTCAGGGATAGAAGTAGCAACGGAACTCGCAGAAAATTATCCAAATGCAAAAATAACACTTTTGGATTCGGATAAGATCGGAAAAAATTTCTCTTCAAACGCAGTTCTTTATATGAAAGAAGTCCTGAAAAATCTGCACGTAAACCTGATCGAAGGAGAAAGAGGAGAGCTTCTATTAGAAGATAAAATCAAAACTTCTAGTGGAACCGAGGTCCTTCATGATTATTGCGTGATCTCCGCAGGGCTTGTGGCTTCCGATCTGGGAAAAAACTCAGGATTAGAATCCAACAAGATCGGCCAGGTTTATCTGAACGAGTATATGCAGGTTCCTGAATATTCCAATATCATTGGAGCGGGAGACGCGGTAAAAGTTCCGGGCGAAGAATATTCCTATTTAAGAATGGCATGTGCCACAGCTCTTCCAATGGGAATTTATCTGGGAGAAAGAATATCCAGCCTAATGGGAAATAAATCCGCAATAGGGCAAAAACCTTTCGAACTGGCATATG comes from Leptospira dzoumogneensis and encodes:
- a CDS encoding NAD(P)/FAD-dependent oxidoreductase, yielding MSKKKVLIVGGGYAGIAAANRLTRKSPEVEITLITAEPIFREKIRNHQVIAGTKGKDFQIRNLLNPKVSLIIQRVEKIFPKENKVLLNDGTTFEYDYLGYTAGMRAGDPGTKGINYFSVASFQDSERLRKELNNRPNAKITVLGGGLSGIEVATELAENYPNAKITLLDSDKIGKNFSSNAVLYMKEVLKNLHVNLIEGERGELLLEDKIKTSSGTEVLHDYCVISAGLVASDLGKNSGLESNKIGQVYLNEYMQVPEYSNIIGAGDAVKVPGEEYSYLRMACATALPMGIYLGERISSLMGNKSAIGQKPFELAYVGRCVSLGRKEGLFQFLNYDDSPKEKFWTGRLGAFVKELICKFTVFSFKAEKYFDFYAIPQPKEKDSVKQNERLATAEK